A window of the Zootoca vivipara chromosome 14, rZooViv1.1, whole genome shotgun sequence genome harbors these coding sequences:
- the LOC132593178 gene encoding acylphosphatase-1-like, protein MADGDGLISVDYEVFGKVQGVFFRKNTQTEGKKLGVVGWVQNTDYGTVQGQIQGPTFKVRQLQEWLQKTGSPKSRIDRAEFRNEKKIARLEHSDFCIVK, encoded by the coding sequence ATGGCGGATGGAGACGGCCTCATTTCAGTGGACTACGAAGTGTTCGGGAAAGTCCAAGGCGTGTTTTTCCGCAAAAACACACAGACTGAAGGAAAGAAATTGGGTGTCGTTGGCTGGGTGCAGAATACTGACTACGGCACTGTGCAAGGCCAAATCCAAGGTCCTACTTTCAAGGTGCGACAACTTCAAGAATGGCTTCAGAAGACCGGAAGCCCCAAGTCCCGCATTGACAGAGCTGAATTCCGCAATGAGAAGAAGATTGCTCGTTTAGAGCATAGTGACTTTTGCATTGTCAAATAA
- the BCL2L10 gene encoding bcl-2-like protein 10 produces the protein MPGALREETVQLMADYLQHRLGGAALPPSRTAETLRRVADELESRERPFFRSACTAAALPQEPGEAAALLGRVAAQMEAEGGLNWGRVVALVVFAGNLAAALAERGTRDETAALAEALAAYLAGEKREWLEAHGGWDGFYHFFNKHGSDAADQNSTISNAIMAAAGFGLAGLAFLLAVR, from the exons ATGCCGGGCGCGCTGCGCGAGGAGACGGTGCAGCTGATGGCCGACTACTTGCAGCACCGGCTCGGCGGCGCCGCGCTGCCGCCCAGCCGCACGGCCGAGACGCTGCGCCGGGTGGCCGACGAGCTGGAGAGCCGCGAGCGGCCGTTCTTCCGCAGcgcctgcacggcggccgccttGCCGCAGGAGCCGGGCGAGGCGGCCGCGCTGCTGGGCCGGGTGGCGGCGCAGATGGAAGCCGAGGGCGGCCTCAACTGGGGCCGGGTGGTGGCGCTGGTCGTGTTCGCCGGCAACTTGGCGGCGGCGCTGGCCGAGCGCGGCACTCGCGACGAGACGGCCGCTCTGGCGGAGGCGCTGGCCGCCTACTTGGCTGGGGAGAAGCGAGAGTGGCTGGAGGCGCACGGCGGCTGG GATGGCTTCTATCACTTCTTCAACAAACATGGCTCGGATGCAGCTGACCAGAACAGTACCATAAGCAATGCTATAATGGCGGCGGCTGGCTTTGGCCTGGCTGGGTTGGCCTTCCTCCTGGCGGTGCGATAA